A single region of the Caldivirga sp. genome encodes:
- a CDS encoding aspartate aminotransferase family protein produces MLNLKDRIQELMAKLESEYASKTRKSADFFKKASRVLPGGTTYQIRFFKPYPIYVTKAKGVLVWDLDGNSYIDFWMGHGAHIMGHSPDFVVKAVNEAALNGTHLGYPNTLEVEYAELLTRVVPNAEMVRFSNSGTEANMYAVRLARAYTGRRYIVKIEGGWHGGYDALHVGVNPPFQGPESLGLPEEHIKYTLVVPYNDLNALEKALSSHDVAAVIMEPVLGSGGCIEPQPDYLRGVRDLTSRYGSLLIFDEVITGFRLALGGGQEYFNIKADVVTLGKIVGGGYPGAGAIVSNAEVMELLNQVKRPNARSRSFHGGTFTGNIVTLTAGYTLVSYLNSNRGVYEQLNSLWDWARRRMNEACETHDRLCWVTGVGSMTGIHFTKSKPVNAREAYQLRISEELYDLMHLYMRINNVLYMTEHMPHLLPSILHTREHAQKLIDSLDGALSMVTSR; encoded by the coding sequence ATGCTTAACTTAAAGGATAGGATCCAGGAATTAATGGCGAAGCTTGAATCAGAGTACGCCTCCAAGACCCGTAAATCAGCGGACTTCTTCAAGAAAGCCTCCAGGGTACTTCCAGGTGGCACTACTTACCAAATAAGGTTCTTTAAACCATACCCAATATATGTTACTAAGGCTAAGGGTGTACTCGTGTGGGACTTAGACGGTAACTCCTATATTGACTTCTGGATGGGGCATGGAGCCCACATAATGGGTCATTCACCGGACTTCGTTGTTAAGGCAGTTAATGAGGCAGCATTAAATGGAACACACTTAGGTTACCCCAATACCCTTGAGGTGGAGTATGCTGAATTACTAACCAGGGTTGTGCCTAATGCTGAGATGGTTAGGTTTTCAAACAGTGGTACTGAGGCTAACATGTATGCTGTTAGACTTGCGAGAGCATATACTGGACGTAGGTACATTGTTAAGATTGAGGGTGGGTGGCATGGTGGTTATGACGCACTCCACGTTGGGGTTAACCCACCCTTCCAGGGTCCTGAAAGCTTAGGCCTACCTGAAGAGCACATTAAGTACACCCTAGTGGTACCTTACAATGACTTAAACGCCCTTGAGAAAGCCCTAAGTAGTCATGATGTGGCTGCAGTAATCATGGAACCAGTACTGGGCTCAGGAGGCTGTATTGAGCCTCAGCCTGATTACCTACGTGGTGTTAGGGATTTAACCAGCAGGTATGGTTCATTGCTCATATTTGACGAGGTTATAACAGGATTCAGGCTTGCCCTGGGTGGGGGACAGGAGTACTTTAACATTAAGGCTGACGTGGTTACTCTAGGTAAGATAGTTGGAGGTGGTTACCCTGGAGCCGGTGCAATAGTATCTAATGCTGAGGTAATGGAACTCCTTAACCAGGTTAAGAGACCAAATGCTAGGTCAAGAAGCTTCCACGGTGGCACATTCACAGGCAACATAGTTACCCTCACAGCAGGTTACACGCTGGTTAGTTACCTTAATAGTAATAGGGGGGTTTATGAACAGTTGAATTCACTGTGGGATTGGGCACGGAGGAGGATGAATGAGGCTTGTGAGACTCATGATAGGCTCTGCTGGGTCACAGGGGTGGGAAGCATGACTGGGATTCACTTTACTAAGAGTAAACCCGTTAATGCCAGGGAGGCTTACCAGCTTAGGATTAGTGAGGAACTCTACGACTTAATGCACCTCTACATGAGGATTAATAATGTGCTTTACATGACTGAACACATGCCCCACCTACTACCATCAATACTACACACTAGGGAGCACGCC